The region gatattggtgctggtgactgtacactgaAAATTTCACGCCATTTTCTGCTTTCTGCGCTATTTTATGTTACCTGCGGTCCAGaagaagaattcgtttatcgctatcctggtacaaacatttttttctaattttccgggaaaaaactattctatgtccttctccaggactcaaactatcagtataccgaattccatctaaacTAAGACTAAATCTGTTCGCGgtttagacgtaaagtggtaacaaacaacttaaaaactttcgcattttataattAAGTGCGATTCTAACAAATTTATTCCAGAATAATTCCCTATTATTGTCACGACAGCCACATCCTTATTCTATCGAAAAAAATCCGCAGTCATCCCCAGTTTTACAGTTCTGAATAAAACATTCACACAATGTCACTATTCCGCTAAGGGTTGACATGCCGCTTATTCTGAATCGCCTTGAATAATGCATGTTGCACGTCCTTGTCTAACTAAGGATTAAATGCAGCGGTCCTGTTCTCTCGGGGTGTTATTTGTGCTCAAATAAATGCTGTGGTTGTAACTCATTTAGATGAGGCGCGAAGTTTATGGTTTACGGTATACGTGTGACCAACGGCGATATTTCTGTTCACTGCGCGGTTTAGGACACGTATTGCACAGCGGTTTATTTACAACACAAGCAATGTATTGGTTGCCGAGCCGCCGGTCGCGCGGAGTTGGCCGGGCAGTGGATACCGCGAAGTGGATAGCAATagattgcttaccttgtaatctTCTCGCTGTGTATAGTTTTTTTCTGTCGTTTACTATATCGGTGTGTTCAATAAAGATTCATTACATATGTATCcggttatataaaaaaaacatttcagcTGAAATTGCTCAAGTCATTttgcagcaaaaaaaaacacaaaacaagcCAATAAAGCTAATCCAGCGCcacaaaaactaattaaaaacctGTTTgcctccaaaaaaacaatcagcgCTACAAATTACGCCATATTTCGgcggaaataattaaatttcgcGCAGTGTGAAAGATGCTAATGACGTCATTTGTTTTCCCCAGAGCGATTTTTTTTCGCTCCGAAAAacgaattattaattaatactcCCTGGTTTTTTTAGCTTTATGTTCGAATGTGAGCTTTTTCGTGTTTGCTTAAGGTACATTTTGGGTCGTTTGTTTAATTTCGCGATTCATTTTGTTATCAAATAAAATCATGGAGGGCTCAGGTAGCGAAATGGCTAACGAAACGGAATATTTGTGGGGAAACACGTGCGACTCGTTTTATGCGTAACTTTCGAAAGGTCGAGCTtattaataatcatcatcatcataaaattCGGAATGAAATAGTTAAACTTACAATTATAAGCCAGGAATGGTCCGACGAGTCTTTTCCCgaagatttttttcatttttacgggtcaaatattgcaagttgaatttgacccacttccagtggtcgaattgacttgaaatttggcatatttgtgtaaatctggtgaaaatacaataatcaggCAGTAAcattctggtggtccggccaggattatctctgcaggacggaacggATCTCGTCAACggtatggcatcgacttgaaatttggtaattacggaaatgtagtatgacaatgcaagtcTAACGCCTCaacataatgctgagtcagcgataGTTTCACCTTTGCGGAGACACACTAAATcgtgtatgtattttaatttttgaggcttttttgtttttgttgtttattctcatttaaattttgttgtatttgtgtgtctttgtgaatgtgaataaaggtcttctttctttctatcaagtacagtcggcaaaaaaccttgtattaaaaatgttatttttagcaaaaaacttattttttggcTTTTAATTGcgagttgaaccgtttaatctAATTGCAAGTACTCGCCACGCTTGGCTTAGGTTGGCGAGCGGGTTGGAAAAGCGTTTTTCcccaatcagaatcgacacagaatCATTTAGGTTATGTGAAGATTGCATCGTCTCGAAGGGCCAAAACATACACAAAGTCACAAAGgacactgtgtctgtgtcgactctaattgaaaaaaaaaaacgctgcggtgaaaataagcttcagtagaAAAGCATATTGGAAAGTCTTGCTATGGATAacgattttggggaaatgatGTAACCAGTCGAAATTGGAAGCATCGAAATGTTGTAACATACAAAGTAGTCGATATAACTCCCGCCATTATATGTATGATGATAAAAATAGTGTTAAGTATATGGATGGGGTTCGGAAACTGCGATATACCCTCTGAATAGGAATTACGCAGCTGCGTCCACGTTTACGACGCGTAAATGGCGTAATGTATTTCCGTGATGTGCAATACTATTATCATTATTGTGAGAAGACCGGGCCTGGAGAGAGATATAATGAGTCAGTCAAGCAGTTTGGACCTATTCTCACAACTGTGCTCACAACTAAGGCACTTGGAAACTAGTCTCGGCTTATCTATCGGCTATTTTCTTGctcaagaaacaaacaaaacatataaGTTTTAATAGAATAAAGAgaatcaccgacatagccaagcgaattaactCGTTGAATTGGcaagccgtaggacgtccactgttggacatatgcctTCCCACAGACCTCTATAGGTgattggtttggataggtatttaactaaatgtaaacaaacttcgcTGTCAGATTTGGTACCATCAggcaaataagtggtctatcaatttttaaacaagttcctatcaaatgaatatgtcgctaaagtcgaactttctagttgacagatacgtctattggcattattgctttatgacatgcaaacgattatcaactgtagggtggtagaccagacacatatttggctgatggtacatttaaagattttaagcATTTGTCTTATCCatgtacaatgtttttcatcacatttatgAGTAAAATAGTATATTTGTAAAGcagaaacattatttttatcaaaattgccgataccttaggctgcgttCTTGGGCAGCGCCAGAGGGTCTGCGTGTGCAGGGCTGCgctagtacgcgcaatgactcatttaccgacattgggtttcatgacaagaacaaaaggtcgagggttttatttggggggttgcaaccaaggtagcctgcatgttacgacactgtttacgagcaagtgtgataaaaataacttaacattattattCAGTACTGTTTGTCGCCTTTAATTTGACTAGTCTTTATCTTCGACGTTCCGCTTAGCACACCAGTGAGTGTAACATAACATACAAACAACCGTACATACGAGAGCTTCAGTCTCGTGAAAAATGTGTGTTCCTGCAGCAAGATTTGCAAGGAAGATTAATCGTTTGCTAGTGACATTGGCTAGGGACGTGGGACGTGTTGTACCAGTTTTCCGGTACACAGAATGTGTACCAGTTATTCGGTACACATTGTGTGTACCATTTTTGAGGGACCTATTTCATGTGATTATCAAATCTATTAAGCACAAGACCGCCTGGTGTACGTTTAGGGTAAagtggtattttttattatttcataacgAGTGGTATGAAGGTCCGTTTGAAGCACGTCATTTAGTATATTACTGATTATGATATTACCTAAGCTCTCGTGAGACATATTTGGAAGTCACAAAAAATAAACGGCTCAGTTCACGATTGTAATTATTGTAAATCAAGAACGGTCCGACTggtttcgatatttttgtaaGATCTTTTTCAAAGGTGGGTGTGTTAACGAAGATGGCGCTCCCTGCACTAAACACACGCACTGAAAGTCGTCAACCCGTTCCTGACTTGTAATCGTgtgttgaaccgtttaatttttttaattaagtcgGTTTGGAGAATTATATAATGGAGGAAATTATGGGCACAAGAGGCATTTCATGATAATCTTGTTGGTTAGCAACTCTTCTACATTCATTTTTGTGTAGCGATGATAATTATTGACCATCAGATGatccacttgcttgtttgccttcCTTGTCCTACATAAATTTAAGAtataatcttttttatttaatatagatATCATAAGCTacactcgatttaagacgcgagttatcgtCCATTTTGCTTTCATTAAGTGAGTCacatgagtgagtctcatggtagtttcatgttaataTTCATACAGATTCGTAGGTaaagttagttaggttaggttaggcagGCTTTATTGCAAATACAAGCTCTAAGCGCTATCTGTACCAAAAATGTTGGTACCAATTTTGACATCCCTATTAAAGAGAAAAGTCTTAAAAATATTTGGCAGTCTGTTTTTACTTTCATGTTATTTTTGAACAGTCCTTGAAGTAAGCATGGTAGGCGTACAGAAACgtcaattaatatttaattgtacCTGTATTAATGACGATGGCTTTTATTTGTAATGAAAGAAAAGTATATTAACGATATAATTTGATGACTGGAAACCagaatattttaagttgtttaaaaataaataaatacctactgttAGTACACAGAGTTGGCTAATAAATGACGTCATAACTAGATTACCACACGAAATCTATCACAAAGAATCGTATTTTGACAGCTTATCATAAaagtaccagggtggaacctttgtgctactaatgtcatattgacatctcatacatttgccaaagaaatcatagcgaaattgaatatgaaaaggttccaccctcgTACGTGATTCAGCTACCTCGACTGCGCGTTAGTTGATTGGTGATGTGATGATTCCCATTCAAAGTTTTCCAAAGATTTATATTCGGcagattatagttttttttaatttgaagccTTGTCTCGCTTATAAATAGCCTTTATATTCCACAAACCAGCAAAATGTGCTAAAATTGATTCCCATTTTTTATGAagaaagtaagtaataaatctACATTAGGctcaatacaaacaaacacaatgcAAGCAATTCCGCCAGCAATACAAGTAATTACTGGCAGCaatatttttcccaaacaaAAGATGTTTTCATGCGGCCATCCTAATAAAGACGAGTAAATAAGGCCGAGACTGGGATTGTGATTAAATACAGCTGATTAGTGTAATAGgctaaaaaacatatattagtaGAATGTAtgacaagtaaaattatattttaaaggcgAATACGCTATTTTGAATCTAGAGCAAGCGAGCGACTCTAGAGTGAAATCCTAAGCAAACTAAATGGACTTTTAGTACTCGAAAAACTCACTTTTCGCTTTTTTCAAATAGTTCACAACTAATAAGTTTcagttaaaatttatatttttagtagtacaagcttttatgatgagtgttatttttgttgactttactttgACCTACATTCGACGGTTGAAAGAAGAAATTGAttaagatacattttttttaagatagtgagttgTATATATTCGGAATCTTGAGCTATGTCTCAAAATTTTCAcgaaaatgtcgcttagtcaatttctcctttcaaccggCGATATGTATATtaagtttcaagtcaatccgaccaatggaagtgggtcaaaatgaacttgcaagattcgaccaaacaaacagggcaaggtaatcaaaagcttttaataaaaacttaaataaactaCTTTCGTCGTTTGATCTCAAGTGACGTCATTTGAAAACATTCCTCTGGACTATTACCAATTTCCGCCTCATCCCTGAATATCCAATTCAAATTTCCTTGCAGCTTGAATTAACCAATCGGCAACTTCCTACAGAATTGGTTCAACTGCTGCTTCATCTAATTGGCAGTTTGAACACTATTTAGATAAACGATTGCCACCTTTAAAACTTGTACATTCCGCCATAAATTAAGTCTTACCAGTCTCAGTTGCAAACAACTAATATCcattttataatgtttaaaactttgatatttttttttgtctttgcatccagagacgtggtttcagtgcaagggagagtgtaacatctgtctgtagtgtggtgtatataactgaggctccccatgaggctgacatagtcacatttggtgtgctaaagcctcgttaaaatatcagaggaaaaaaaaactgccttcCTTTCGTTAGGTACCCAATCATAAGCCGAAGACATCCTTTTCTTACCGCATGTACAACAATAGCTTCACTCTCGCACGTCAACGTTAATTACCGCGAAAGGTAATGGCTTCTGGCAAATAGTTTGGTGCGATTACACGCCTGCCGTTGAATGAGCTGTAGCGTCGAAGGCATCCTGACGCGTCGGGGATTCTAGGTTATCGTAGGGATTCATCATCTTATACTTAATTGCGGTAATTAGGATAGTAGGGTTGGAAACGGTCGCAAGATGGTCATAAGCTCTAGCTGTTGTtcactgtgttatttttgatttcaacaGGTCAAATCAAGTTAATTTCAATTACCGCAATTACATACGTATAATTCATCATCTTAATATTGAATTACGGAGATGGGCATACAATTAATTTCAACAAATGATTTACTCAATGGATTATATTGtctagaataaaaaaacaaaatcaggAAAAATGAGGGAAAAGAAATAGggatgattttttaaattatgttttcaaTTCATCATTTATCTATGGTGTATTTCATTTTCTTGTCATTTTCCATGATCATTGTTATCAATAGTTTACCTATAGTATATACAATTTAAAACTAATGGCCCAGTTAATactcaaaatatgttttttctagGCTTACTAACGGTTAAAACCGTGTTGCCCGTTTGCGCGGGTCAACCATGAAAATTTTACACGCCATAATTTATTCAGCGGCAGAACCGTAAATAAGTAAAACGTGCACCTCTTACAACCCTCTTCTGCCCTGGTACACATACAACAATAACACAAATCCCGCTAGAATATTCCAAGTGGCTGCGTTCACAGAAACTCTGTAATAAAGAGACTAAGTTATGCCTCCGTAGTCATGGGACCCTGGTAATCCGTAAtccttattataataaaaacatgacAGAAATGCTTTGCTACAAAGTTGCGTggctctttttgttttgttgcgGGTCTGGCATACATTTTTTGTGCACGATTTGTCTTTGGTTTTCCTATAGAAAAACAAACATCAAAGTTTTTAGCAGGATCATATTTAAACGCTGCTTTATACCATTGAGGCGGAGCGAAGGGCTAATGCATAGGGACTGCATAGGAAACTGCTAGGCTACTACGGTTTTTTTAACCCTACTAATTAAGTTAAGCTATTCGGATTAGACTTTCATTACATTACTTTTACATATGCATATAACCCTTGTCAAACTTATCTATCATCAATTCATCACAGACATCACAGAGTTCTTACGGCGCCACACCCATTGACAAtggactgcatgtttcttacatcaaaacggcgcacaaaatttgttcacagcgcggatttgtgaacctttcactatagtttgttgacgtccgtgacagggcttgtgtcaaagtaatattgatgattgatgcgccgcgcgttttgttctaaacagccagtctagtgccgtaaggtacatagacgTCAATCGCCACACCAGTGCAGTGCTAGTCGTATAAcccataaacataatattactagcgtttATGACATATAACAATTAAGACAACCCTAACAACACTTCAATGaattttgctcgcattttacgaaccttgctaataaataaatatgacaaaTTGACAATAGCTTGGCGTAAACATTTTTGGTAGTCACTTGGAgtaaaaaaagacattaaaGCGGCAAACAAAGAAAGAATGCGCGCGTTGAAAATTTAGGCAatccggtgggaatcgagttgcgAGACAACGCCACTGGTACATGACCGCATTATCAAATGAATCCAGCCTAAAAGACTCTCGGGTCAGTTATACTCAAACACAATAATCGTTGCAGTCCACTTTTTCTCGTTCATGAGGCGGGAAGAGTCCCGCTGTTAGAGAACAGAATCCTCTTCAGGGCCGGGGCAAAAGGGCCTCATTAACGAGGCTTATTTAAGATTAATATGGCGGGCATTCGTTACAATTAGGATGACAGTTGACACACATTTGAGCGTGTCGAAATAAACCGAGGATATAGACTGTTTTTaaacaagctttcatttaacttgcaacgttgGAATGTTTGTAAGTTACTCGAGGTTTACATAAAAAATCGGAAACTATTGAATCTTGGGAAATAAGATTTGAGATTTAACATgagcttcacggtgaaggaaaacctagcgaggaaacctgcataaacctacgaagcaattcaatggtttgtgtgaagttcccaatccgcactgggcccgcgtgaggaCTActgctcaagccctctcattctcagaggaggcctgtgctcagcagtgggacgtgtataagctgggatgatgatgaaatcttGGGAACTTTAATGGTACAGGGTAAGAAAAACTACgtctgaacatgaaactaccgtgagactcactcatattaaatgacagtacctgggcgaccaagctttgcTCAGGCATAACTTGATAACAAGCGTTGAGATAacaagctaaatcgatttttcatctccGAGAACCCCTACATACAAGATTTCaacgaaatcgttggagccatttccgagatccccgaaatatatatacaagaactagcttatgcccgctcCGCCcacaataaaaagtagcctatgtcactctctggcacataaactatctctatgccaaaaatcatgtcgatccgtcgctccgtttcgacgtgaaagacggacaaacatacaaacacaaaaactttcgcatttataaaattagtatggattgctcgtttaaaggtatgaGATTAGTAACGGATAACTCCCGTCACACggaatcgagtttagcccgacatgtttggcctaattcgtagccctttttCCTAGGAGCAACGTGAGTCGGCAATACGCGCACTGTTGTAGGTAGTCAGAGCAGAGAGACcagagcagagcggtggcgcgcagtgcgcgcgTTGtcgcagccgccgagtcgcgttcgcgttgctcctaggaagaagaaCTACGAACTAGCcccaaacatgtcgagctaaactcgatttaagacttgagttatccgttacaatatcatttaataacaaCTACGAACATTCACTGCCAAGATCGGATTTTGTCAGTCACCGAGAGCACACCAGCGCCGCTCTCAGCAATAGGAAGTAGTCACTGGCCGAATACGGCCggagattattattattattatttttcttattgctAACAATATCTCTCATAGGAGGTAAAATATCGCACGGGCCTAAGCCAAGTGCTTTTTAAATAACGTTTAAACtatgacatggataagaatttACGTACTATGCGGCATGTATTGAGGATGACTGCTTTCTGTAAGAGTGTGTATGCGGATGGGTGTATGTCGAGAGCGCGGAGGCTAGCATGAAGTGTTTTTGGAATAACGCCTGTTGTGGAGAGAATGATCGGAACAGTCTTTACGTTATGAACCTGCCACTGTGTTTTAATCTCAACTGAAAGATCTGTGTACTTGGTAGTCTTGTCTGTATGTGTGGTAAGTAAGTTGTGGGTGTTACATATGGCAATATCTATGAGGGTTACTGATTTGTTATGTTTGTCTAATACTGTTATATCTGGTCTGTTGTAGTGTACTGTTTTGTCCGTTATAATAGTTCTATCCCAGTATATCCTGTAGCTGTCATTTTCTAGAACGGATTGTGGCTTGTATTTGTAGTATGGTTGTTTTTCGGAGATAAATTTGTGTTTAAAGGCTATGTACTGATGTATTATAGCAGCTACCTGATCATGTCTGTGTTTATAATCTGTTTGAGCTATGGACTTGCATGCGCCAGTGATATGTTGAATTGTTTCAGAGCTACTGTGGCAATGTCTACAAAAATCTGTCGTGGTGTTGGATCTGCGGATGATGTGTTTCTGGTAATTTTTGGTATCGATGACCTGGTCTTGAATTGCGATCATGAAGGCTTCAGTCTCAGGGAACAGCTCGCCCCGCAGCAGCCACGCGTTCGACGCTTTTTTGTCGACATGAGGTAGCTGCAGGTCGTGGCGATGCCTTCCATGGAGAGACTTCCGCTGCCAAGCTGTTATTTTGTCTTTGGTGTCTGTTATATTTTCGTTACGTTGTTGGTTCCTATCATGGAGGTTGAGTGGAGTGAGACGGGTGTCAGATTGTGTGACTATGGAGTGTAATGTGGAGTGTTGTGCACGATCGAAAAAGAACTTTCTTAGGCTAATTATCTGCTTATTGTGCAAGTTGGAAATATCTATGATACCTTTACCACCTTCCTCTCTTTGCAGCGTAACTCTTTGAATGCATGATCGTGGGTGATGTTTCCGATGGGCTGTCATTGTAGTGTTTATTTTGCGCTGCAGTTTTTGTAGGTCAGTCTTGGTCCAGCTGATAATTCCAAAGGAGTAGGTAAGTAAAGGTATCGCGTAGGTGTTAAGTGCTTTTGTAATGTTGCGTGAGTTTAGTTGTGATCGAAGGAGGGTGTTTAGTCTGTGGGTGAACTTTGTAATAATATCGGTTTTTGttcgattttgatgaatttcTCGTAATTGTTGAAACcctaaatatttgtatgaactgTGTTGGTCTAAAGCTTCTATGATTTCACCTGTGTCTAGTGTGTAATTATTCTGTTCAACAACCCCTTGCTGGACTGAGAATGTTTTGCATTTATCTATACCGAATTCCATGTGAATATCATTTGAAAATGTTTGTGTGATGTCTGCTAGTTTCCTGAGTGAGTTTATGCTATTGCTATAAAGTTTAATGTCGTCCATGTACATGAGATGAGTAAGAGAAGAACTATTTTGTGTGTCAGGTTTTAGTGAGTATCCGCAGTTTGATCGGTTCAGCATGTTAGAGAGTGGGTTGAGAGCAAGACAGAACCATAGTGGGCTCAAAGCATCTCCCTGAAAAATGCCTCGTCTGACTGGTATTTCTTCAGTTTCAATTGTTACAGAGTTATTGataagttttagtttagttttccAGCCTGTCATCGTGTCTTGTAAGAATGTGATTAGTGTAGGGTGAATTTTGTAATGGTGTAAGACATGTAGTAACCAGCTATGTGGTACTGAATCGAAAGCTTTTTTGTAATCTATATACATGGTACTAATAtcgtgtttgtttttgatggcTAGTTTCATTACAACGGAGTCAATAATCAGCTGCTCTTTGCAGCCTTGGCTATGTTTTCGGCATCCTTTTTGTTCTTCTGACATAATATTGTTTTGTGATATGTGATTGTAGATGAGGTCAG is a window of Choristoneura fumiferana chromosome 23, NRCan_CFum_1, whole genome shotgun sequence DNA encoding:
- the LOC141441254 gene encoding uncharacterized protein — protein: MTAHRKHHPRSCIQRVTLQREEGGKGIIDISNLHNKQIISLRKFFFDRAQHSTLHSIVTQSDTRLTPLNLHDRNQQRNENITDTKDKITAWQRKSLHGRHRHDLQLPHVDKKASNAWLLRGELFPETEAFMIAIQDQVIDTKNYQKHIIRRSNTTTDFCRHCHSSSETIQHITGACKSIAQTDYKHRHDQVAAIIHQYIAFKHKFISEKQPYYKYKPQSVLENDSYRIYWDRTIITDKTVHYNRPDITVLDKHNKSVTLIDIAICNTHNLLTTHTDKTTKYTDLSVEIKTQWQVHNVKTVPIILSTTGVIPKTLHASLRALDIHPSAYTLLQKAVILNTCRIVRKFLSMS